The genomic DNA CTGAAAAATGATAGAAATATTgctatataattattataaaaatgcatgCAAATGTAACAGAAAATGCTttgatacatacataatgtggACCCAATTCCTTGTTGGATAACTTTGCTGGATCACATTCCCTTACACTctgtatgtttaattttaacacatATTCTAATCTTGGCCATAAAGTACCTTGCAATGAATCCCAATagctgaaaaaataatataacaataatttaatactagAGGTCATGAAAATATACAAACTGTTATAACTTAATAAGTTACACACCTGTCTAAAGCAGCAATGGCCCTTTTATGACACATCCATCTGTATCTGTTGATAAGTTGAATACAAAGGTACAATGCCAGGCAGTCATAACATTCAAGAACATAGTTTTCaacatttttctgtaaaaataaaaataaaactgtatactCCAACATGCTTCAGGTATTATAATTGTATCATACGGTAATAGATAAAGGTACAAACCACAAGCAAAGATAGGGTCTTTCCCAGGATTCTATCAAAAAGTTCTTGGGCATGACTTCCCTTGACATGGAAGAATtctgttgtaaataaatattctctgCAAGCATTATCCACTAGAGCATATTGCAGGCTCCTAAATAGTGCTTCATATGAATACTGTAACACAagacaattatataattataagacAATTTCTATGTTACTGGTTCATTCTCTAGCACCTGGGAACCCACCACCATCACTAGAACCGTTACTTGTAGAATATAGATGTTGTTCTACACTGTGTATTGTACCATCTTGCTTCCAAAAATTctacaataacttaaaaacatgaAGGCAGGCCAACTATGTTACAGTACAAAAGTATTGTTACCTTAGTTTTCTGCTGGACATGAGGAACTATGATTGGAGCTTCAAGTTGCTGGGCTAGTACATCCCCTCTGTTACCAATTGTAAAAATGGTGCTCTTATTTTTTAGGTTTGCCTTTTGGAAGAATCCTCCTTTTGATCCATCCTCAATTCCCATTAGGTCATCCTTGGTTGGTGCTTCTTCATACTTTAGTTTGTCTAATCTTGAAGCATATGATTTGAAATAAGAGTAGTATACTTTGCTCAAGGTGTCTATGTATTCATTGCATATTTCTTGTGCAACATTTCTCTCATTTGACAGtataaattcaaagaaaaatttGTATTTGAGCATAGCATTTTGTGGGATCTGATAATTGGCCATTGGTTTTCGAAACTTGTATATCTGCTCTAGGATATAAGCTCTAATTTTAGATAcagctttaatttttaatttttctaaaacatCTTTTACATCATGGCAAGCTTTGGTTTCTTTGAAATCTTGCTCCTTTACAAAGTTgagtttttgatttaatatagCTAACTGCACCATGAATTCTTTGTCGGTTACTGGAACATTATTGATACcgctgaaaacaaaaacaattttactaaattacaaGTTCAACATTTGCTATTGCTTGGAATtgctattattttaagaaagatATACTTACAATATGAGAGTTTCAGAAACAGCCATGTCTTCAATGAATGTAGATAGAGGTCCCTTCAAAACCTGTCTGTTTGACAACTGCACGGACATGCTCACTGATCGCTTTTGCAGGCTAATGATCTCATTGCTAATACTGCCTAAATCATTCTGAAAAATACGATCAGATAAGTGTTAAGAACATGGTTGAAGTTTTTCATTTATGCAAATGCAATACTATGCAAATCTTATGTTTGCAGAACAATTTCATCACTAATATAAATATGACtgataaattactattatttaccTGGAACACCATAAGCATACTCTCCATCTTTGCAAGTATTCCATCACAATCTTCAATTTGATTGTGTAGTGAAGCTATGTTCTCACTCTCCTTCAAGTAATCTGCCACCGACGTCTTTTCAGCATCTTTTATCCCTTTATCCAGTTGTATAGCGTATTCTCGCAAGTCAGTGCCATTACGAAGGACTTCCTGAATTTCGAAGTCCTCGAGATTTGTGTCCACGTCTTTAATATCGGTAGAGTCCGTCATATCgtaattcttttctttttcttgattATTCACACCAGCACTATCGTTTAAAAGCAAAACTGTTTTGTCGTtagtgttaatatttttaaagtatttaacttAGCAGTGACACCACAACTACATCTAAGGTAGAACACAAAGTTTTTAACATTTGGTGATAACTCGCAAACAGCAGCTTTGCCTCTGTATATGTTTTTTGTTCCTTTCGGGTGAAACTGGTGAAATAGTTTTGTCTTTAGAATAGAAAGATTATTTTACCGTATCAAACACAAATTATTAGTGAAAATTGTGAACAATCGAATCATCAACTTTTGAGTTGTTGCAGTCAGTATGTCAGTGTCAATTGTAAATGTCAAAGAAATCTGTCAGacaaatgtcattttttttcaaaacctaGGCAAAAGTATACATCCGAAGTGCCTAGCATTAACGTAGCGAAATACT from Trichoplusia ni isolate ovarian cell line Hi5 chromosome 4, tn1, whole genome shotgun sequence includes the following:
- the LOC113493495 gene encoding vacuolar protein sorting-associated protein 52 homolog; the protein is MTDSTDIKDVDTNLEDFEIQEVLRNGTDLREYAIQLDKGIKDAEKTSVADYLKESENIASLHNQIEDCDGILAKMESMLMVFQNDLGSISNEIISLQKRSVSMSVQLSNRQVLKGPLSTFIEDMAVSETLIFGINNVPVTDKEFMVQLAILNQKLNFVKEQDFKETKACHDVKDVLEKLKIKAVSKIRAYILEQIYKFRKPMANYQIPQNAMLKYKFFFEFILSNERNVAQEICNEYIDTLSKVYYSYFKSYASRLDKLKYEEAPTKDDLMGIEDGSKGGFFQKANLKNKSTIFTIGNRGDVLAQQLEAPIIVPHVQQKTKYSYEALFRSLQYALVDNACREYLFTTEFFHVKGSHAQELFDRILGKTLSLLVKNVENYVLECYDCLALYLCIQLINRYRWMCHKRAIAALDSYWDSLQGTLWPRLEYVLKLNIQSVRECDPAKLSNKELGPHYITRRYAEFSAAMLSLSEQFPSEELSNILLVLQDEVNCFLLKMAAEFPQRIQQLIFLINNYDMVLSILMERTRDNTKEAESFREQLQARSSEYVEEILSPHFGGMIQFVKEGEQLLDSDKKTELANLERKSLSLVASFSSGWKQSLEEIHREVLISFPNLVTGSGLLQMALTNFVQYYHKFAKLLTPNARTQLVNIHVIMVEIKKYKTNY